A stretch of the Anaerobaca lacustris genome encodes the following:
- a CDS encoding type II secretion system protein, whose amino-acid sequence MSKRRGFTLIELLVVIAIIAVLMSILMPALRRVREQGRMISCMGNLKQWNLIAAMRTESNDGKFWPGNDANAYWWIYHLEEQYKDWKSNKLWMCPTATKPLVDEYGVQAPDFNIFNAWGIFTGAQLGPNGVAGSYGINGYCLIPAGGGTVYEGGVAVSNGWKTAGEKGAANVPWFIEALRFDLWPLHTDAPAANEFAAWSGNNTARCAINRHQGFLNVAFMDWSVRRVGLKEVWTLQWHKAYNTRGPWTKAGGVSPDDWPDWMRRFKDY is encoded by the coding sequence ATGTCCAAGCGACGTGGTTTTACCCTGATCGAACTGCTGGTCGTGATCGCGATCATTGCCGTCTTGATGTCGATCCTGATGCCGGCCTTAAGACGCGTCAGAGAGCAGGGTCGTATGATTTCCTGCATGGGCAATCTGAAGCAGTGGAACCTGATTGCGGCTATGCGGACCGAGAGCAACGACGGCAAGTTCTGGCCCGGCAACGATGCCAACGCCTACTGGTGGATCTATCACTTGGAGGAGCAGTACAAGGACTGGAAGTCCAACAAGCTCTGGATGTGCCCGACGGCGACCAAGCCACTCGTCGATGAGTATGGCGTTCAGGCCCCCGACTTCAACATCTTCAACGCTTGGGGCATCTTCACAGGAGCCCAGCTCGGTCCCAACGGCGTGGCGGGCAGCTATGGGATCAACGGCTATTGCCTGATCCCCGCGGGTGGTGGTACCGTGTATGAGGGCGGCGTGGCCGTCTCGAATGGGTGGAAGACCGCAGGAGAGAAGGGCGCCGCCAATGTCCCGTGGTTCATCGAGGCGCTGCGTTTCGACCTCTGGCCGTTGCACACCGATGCCCCGGCCGCCAACGAGTTCGCCGCCTGGAGCGGCAATAACACCGCCCGCTGTGCCATCAACCGGCATCAGGGATTCCTGAACGTGGCCTTCATGGATTGGTCGGTCCGCAGGGTGGGCCTCAAAGAGGTCTGGACGTTGCAGTGGCATAAGGCGTACAACACCCGGGGGCCGTGGACGAAGGCCGGTGGCGTCTCGCCCGACGACTGGCCCGATTGGATGCGGAGGTTCAAGGACTATTGA